TTAAATAGAGTATTTATAATTATTGtacttattttttaatttcttaattgaattgttgaatataattaaaatatattaacttatttgacaattcaaatataatataaaatattttcaaatgaTAATTAGAGCATtcatattatattaaaaatttatatattgtAGATCGATAATTTTTAatagtatttaaaattaaaatcataaGTCAAAACATTTGTCCAGTGTTCATTGTACAATATACATTTACTTTATTAATAATTCAAAGTAAGATTATTCAAAATATTAActaagaaaattaattaaaatatataaattacttTGATAATTCAAATGTAAAGCTAATAAAAAAATCCTAATAATTATTAAAGTATttgcataaattataaaaaataaatatatgtaaatTAGACACATCGCTATTCAATTTATGGTCCCCAAATAACATATAGTTAACTTTTCTTAACATCTCATCTTTAGAAAAAATGCTAATTTTGAATATTAAAACCAAGAAATCAATGGATTTAGGTATGCTTTctcatttaattttgtttttgatgatttgatatgATAGATTctacttaataaaattttatttcaaatcttatttttacaaataaaacAATACTCTCTTATTATTCTTCTATAGAGAAAATTTGAATCCAAAAACGAAAATAGGCAACGTAAAACTCTTTCCCTTGATTCAACAAAGCTTAAAATCATTTAtcaatctaaatctaaaaaaataaataatacatttgtAACTAGTGGATATTATACAATTTTAAGCAAAGTTAGTACTGAGAAAATTAAAGTATGACTTTTGATTACCAAAGTTTTACTACTCAATGAAACAAACATTGATTCTGAATGCGATTTTTTTCATTAAGATTTCAGCAATATAACCCTCGCTTTGTTTTTGTATCAGATTACTCACAGCACAAAATCTCCTGGGTACTCTACCACCAAACTTAACAAGTCTTCCTTTCCTGCAAAAAATGTAaggacatttcaaaattttctttttcatgATATATAAATGAAGTTTATTTTTTTCAACAACTTTACATCATTAATTAACTATATGTCTAATAATATCTTGCTTTAAACGATTTCTTACAGTGACCTAACTCGAAACTATCTTAGTGGCCCCATTCCTCCAGAATGGGGTTCTATGCGACTCGTCAGCATGTATGTTTCTTTCCTTTAATTTCTTATCTGTGTCTATGCGTATGTAGAAACATACAATAGTTCATCTTTTGATTATGAAATATGATGTTGCTAAATGCAAAAGATGTGTTGTATTTCAGTTCCCTTCTTGGAAATAGATTAACAGGTTCAATCCCAGGAGAGCTAGCAAATCTCAGAAATCTTACTTCTTTGTGAGTTAGCTTATAtcaattttcttttatataattaaatatataaggTGATGAtaactttttttcatttttttaatgatTGTTTAGTGGTTAGTTAATTTTATTTATCGAAAAAACATTATGTAGAATCCTTGAGAACAATGATCTTTTTGGAACTTTGCCTGCAGCACTAGGGAATCTATCCAAACTTGAGCGATTGTAAGAGACTGTTTTCTTCCTTTTTAATTCTAgcaaaatttaattatcattACATGCAGTATTTTTATCACATAAACGATATAATATCTTTTTACTGGTTTCTTCAGGGATCTTAGTTCCAACAAATTTACTGGTGAAATACCTGAAGTATTTGCAAGGCTGACTTCATTGAAGGAATTGTAAGCAATTCTAATTTCTAACGTtcatttttactaatttttctcatgtctgaatatatatatatatatatatatgtttggatAAAGTGTTTTTTATACGTATCGTTCGTAATTTTCAATATATTTTACATGATATAGTTATGATAATTTTGTATTCTCAACAGTCAGATTAGTGACAATAACTTTATAGGACAGATTCCTGACTTCATATTCCAAAATTGGACAAATCTCGAACAGATGTGAGAATTTAAttcaacattttctttatttaattttttattttatcaatcaATTAAATGAATCCATCTTTTTTGTAATGGCAGATATATGGAGGGAAGTGGTTTGAGTGGTCCAATTCCATCCATTAATGCTACTTTAGAAAACTTAGAATACATGTAAGCTCCAATAATCTTAAAACATCGTGACAACAGTCATTacgtaaaaataaacaaaatttaatttcttatttatgtttgtatgtgGTTGATATTATTTTACAGAATAATTAGCGACTTGAATGGAGCTGAAACAAGTTTTCCACAACTATTTATCAATGCCAGTTTGCCTAAATTGGATAGACTGTAAGCATAGCTTTGAAATAAAGCAAAGATTTATTAAAGTTATAAGACATTGAGGAGTTCTAAAATAATATTAGAATTACTTTTGTGATTGAATTAAAGGATGCTGAGGAGTTGCAATCTCATTGGAGAGATACCTGCTTCTTTTGGGACATTCACAACAATACATGTCTTGTAAGTAATTAcacattttttactaaaatatctggcttaaaaaaatatttttatattaggaCATAATTTACTTGTGAATTTTGATGCATTATTTATTTTGCCTTTTCTTATTTGTACTTTTGATTATTCaagaaataaattgaaaaatttttatgagataaaatatcatttttataaaatttcatgTAGAGATCTCAGCTTTAACAGACTTCATGGAAAAATTCCAGAAGAGCTTTCTGCTCTTGCTTTGAATAATTTGTAAGTATATGGTTTTCTTTTAGTTATATACTCATCTGGAACAAatggaaataaaagaaaaacttgATGATTTCTTTTCATTAGGTTCTTAAATGGAAACAATTTTACTGGAACAGTCCCTTCATGGATGCTTAATACAAACGTAAAAATGTAAGGTTCACTTCTTATTTAATGTTGAATTCCATTGATTATATGCTTAACTAGTTTGATTaaccaaaatcaaaattattGCACAAAGATAATAAATAACCATTTATTGAAAATAATATTCTAAAACTATCCTATTTGCAGCGATCTTTCATATAACAACTTCACAGACACTGGTGTATCAGACTGCCAACAAAATAGCCCGTAAACTTCCTCATCTAACTTCATTAGTGGATccttattatataaatatctgttattttttttattataatttttcctCCATTATCGACCTATAGGAACTTGTTCTCAAGCATTGCAAGAGTCAATAACACGTACGTATTAAGACAACAACAACCATTAAACTAACTCTTTCTCTTTCATCTAACTTTATAATTGTTTTATCAGGGGAATTGTTCCATGTTTGACAAGCCTAATTAACTGCACATCAGAACGTAAGTATTTATATTTTAtgcactaatatatatatatgtatatatatatatatatatataacactcTATATTTTATTCAAACTGTTGTTGATTGTTATTTTCCTCAGCTTTGCACTTTGTCCATATAAACTGTGGAGGGAGAATAACAACTGTTAATGACACCACTTACGAAGCCGATTACGATCAAGCCGGGCCTTCGACATTTTACCGAAGTACCAACTGGGCATTTAGCAGCACCGGAATCTTTCTAAGCGATGACCTCCCCGACGACATCTTAGTTTTGGACAATGGACAAGTTTCTGTGGATGGTGATGAAGAAGAACTCTACATAAATGCAAGGCTTGCGCCTAGCTCTTTGACTTACTATGCATTTTGTCTCGCCAATGCAACTTACACAGTAAACCTCCATTTCGCTGAGATTCAATTCACTGATGATCAAACTTATAGCAGTTTGGGGAGACGAATATTTGATGTTTACATTCAGGTATATTTTTAGTATTATTCTTGTTAGTATGTTATCCTGATTCGGATGAGTGtcgaattttatatatatacacaaatattGCTTTACAACATGTGCTTGCATGTAAAGTAGAATTAAATGGAATGGATAATAATTGCAGGGAAAGCAGGAGCTGAAGGATTTCAATATTGAAGAAGAAGCTGGAGGGGTAAGCATACCAATAGTAAAAAAATTTACTGTAAATGTAACCGATGGCACTTTGGAGATCCATTTCCGATGGGCCGGGAAAGGGACAACTTCTATGCCGGAGAGAAGCATCTATGGTCCTCTTATCTCAGCAATATCTATTTTCGATCCTGGTAGGTTTTCAACTTCCATTGACTCTTTTTATCTCCAATTAATCTCATTGATTGCTCCCAAATTTCTTTTACCGTTTTCTTTTCCCCTAGAACTTTGATTGCTCCAAAATTCAAGTGATTCAATCTCGTATGCTAACATCATGGTTCATAATCCATGCTAGCCCTCGAGCACTTTGTTTCAATTGACTTGAgatccaacataaacatcatatCATTTGAGGTGAATACCTTGCAATCAAAGCTAGAATTCTAaacttttaactaaaaaaaaaa
This is a stretch of genomic DNA from Gossypium arboreum isolate Shixiya-1 chromosome 11, ASM2569848v2, whole genome shotgun sequence. It encodes these proteins:
- the LOC108472290 gene encoding probable leucine-rich repeat receptor-like serine/threonine-protein kinase At3g14840 isoform X1, producing the protein MFIHRLLFVPVFIVCCLTTLTNEATLPNDEVEALRSIGKILGKTNWNFSIDPCSRGNSWLDQPTRYYANNVTCDCSFNNNTTCHVIHILLTAQNLLGTLPPNLTSLPFLQKIDLTRNYLSGPIPPEWGSMRLVSISLLGNRLTGSIPGELANLRNLTSLILENNDLFGTLPAALGNLSKLERLDLSSNKFTGEIPEVFARLTSLKEFQISDNNFIGQIPDFIFQNWTNLEQIYMEGSGLSGPIPSINATLENLEYIIISDLNGAETSFPQLFINASLPKLDRLMLRSCNLIGEIPASFGTFTTIHVLDLSFNRLHGKIPEELSALALNNLFLNGNNFTGTVPSWMLNTNVKIDLSYNNFTDTGVSDCQQNSPNLFSSIARVNNTGIVPCLTSLINCTSEPLHFVHINCGGRITTVNDTTYEADYDQAGPSTFYRSTNWAFSSTGIFLSDDLPDDILVLDNGQVSVDGDEEELYINARLAPSSLTYYAFCLANATYTVNLHFAEIQFTDDQTYSSLGRRIFDVYIQGKQELKDFNIEEEAGGVSIPIVKKFTVNVTDGTLEIHFRWAGKGTTSMPERSIYGPLISAISIFDPGYKPPSKSGGRISTATMAGIVAGATFATLLIVGIFWWNCCYKLDDEVSGVLFGDEFQNGMELRKFSLVQIAKMTNNFNGEKLGKGGFGVVYKGYLRDSDTYVAVKRISKASKQGIKEYASEVKIISQSRHKNLVKLIGQCHEKGELILVYELMANGSLDSHLFKGKTLLTWEVRFKIVQDLASALFYLHEEGDHCVLHRDIKASNIMLDSSFNAKLGDFGLARLVDHEKASQTTHLAGTLGYLAPECVSSGKASKESDVYSFGVVALEVACGRRSVESKYEESQVSLVACVWDSYGSQRLLDVADPKLSMNFDAKQMECLLMIGLWCVHPDPHLRPSIRQTIQVLNFEAPLPKLPSTRPTATYNAQITSEIQTSEPCFSDMSITFPR
- the LOC108472290 gene encoding probable leucine-rich repeat receptor-like serine/threonine-protein kinase At3g14840 isoform X2, which codes for MFIHRLLFVPVFIVCCLTTLTNEATLPNDEVEALRSIGKILGKTNWNFSIDPCSRGNSWLDQPTRYYANNVTCDCSFNNNTTCHVIHILLTAQNLLGTLPPNLTSLPFLQKIDLTRNYLSGPIPPEWGSMRLVSISLLGNRLTGSIPGELANLRNLTSLILENNDLFGTLPAALGNLSKLERLDLSSNKFTGEIPEVFARLTSLKEFQISDNNFIGQIPDFIFQNWTNLEQIYMEGSGLSGPIPSINATLENLEYIIISDLNGAETSFPQLFINASLPKLDRLMLRSCNLIGEIPASFGTFTTIHVLDLSFNRLHGKIPEELSALALNNLFLNGNNFTGTVPSWMLNTNVKIDLSYNNFTDTGVSDCQQNSPGIVPCLTSLINCTSEPLHFVHINCGGRITTVNDTTYEADYDQAGPSTFYRSTNWAFSSTGIFLSDDLPDDILVLDNGQVSVDGDEEELYINARLAPSSLTYYAFCLANATYTVNLHFAEIQFTDDQTYSSLGRRIFDVYIQGKQELKDFNIEEEAGGVSIPIVKKFTVNVTDGTLEIHFRWAGKGTTSMPERSIYGPLISAISIFDPGYKPPSKSGGRISTATMAGIVAGATFATLLIVGIFWWNCCYKLDDEVSGVLFGDEFQNGMELRKFSLVQIAKMTNNFNGEKLGKGGFGVVYKGYLRDSDTYVAVKRISKASKQGIKEYASEVKIISQSRHKNLVKLIGQCHEKGELILVYELMANGSLDSHLFKGKTLLTWEVRFKIVQDLASALFYLHEEGDHCVLHRDIKASNIMLDSSFNAKLGDFGLARLVDHEKASQTTHLAGTLGYLAPECVSSGKASKESDVYSFGVVALEVACGRRSVESKYEESQVSLVACVWDSYGSQRLLDVADPKLSMNFDAKQMECLLMIGLWCVHPDPHLRPSIRQTIQVLNFEAPLPKLPSTRPTATYNAQITSEIQTSEPCFSDMSITFPR